TGAATAAAATCATCTTTTTGCGAATTATAAATCTCATTTTCAACTATATAATTTTTCCATGTTATTCCAGCATCTTTAGTAATATAGATAGAATTAAAGCTGAGAATATAACCAAATAATGAATCTACGAAATGAATTTTTGAAGCTTCTAATCCAAAATTATTCCCGAGCATTGTACTATCAATTAACCAATTTTTTCCGCCATCATTTGTTACCAATAGTGGAGTTTGACCTACTGCAAATCCAACATTTTCTGTTAAAAAATAAATTGAATTAATATCCTTTCTTTGTAGACTTGAAAACTGTGATAACCAATAATTTCCACCATCATTTGTATAATAAATTTTCCCTGCATCTGTAGTTATATATCCAACATATTCAGAAGTAAAAAAAACATCTGTTATCATTTCAAAATTGGTCATTATATCTTCCGGAATATTCAGTTTTTCCCAATTCTCTCCTGAATCTTTTGTATTGTATAATGAACCTTTCCCAGCATCCGAAATAGTTAACCAACCATTTTCATCATTCAAAAAAAATATTTTCATCGGACCATAAAAATGCTCAAATGTTATACTTTCCCAAGTTTCACCACCATTTCTTGTTTTTTGTAAGTTGTTTCCACATAGTAAAAATCCTTTTTGATTATCTATAAATAAAATTCTATCAATGATATTACCTTGTGGTAATGGATTTAAAAAATACCATTGTCCATTAATGTTTTTAATAATTATAAGAAATACAATGTAAGTTATTTTTACTATATTACTAAAATTAATTTTCATTTTAATAAAAATAATTTATTAGTTAATTTTATAAATTTATATAAAATATATTAACTTTCTTAATTTAATAATAACTTGTGAATGATTTTGGTAAAATTATCATCCTAGAACACTTTATAGAAAAAATATTACATTTTTACAACAATAATAAATAGCATAATAAGCGAAATTATCGTTTATCTGTACATAAATAAAATCAACAAAAAATTAAAATTCCTATCTTTATTTGAACAATATATACATAATATTCTTATTTAAAACATCAGTATAACTACTTACTTTCAAAAATTTTTAAATAATTGAAAATTTAATTAAATGGTTGTTTTTTTTTAATTTTAGTAACTGTTTAGTAATGATTTGTACGTACAAATACTTTACATTTTTAATTTACTTTTTAAATTCTCATATAGACGCTAGAATTAATTAATGGTGAGTTAAAGAGAATTAGAGTGCAAATGTTCTCGGTTTTGAACTATTCAAAGATTTTTCAAAATCTAACGTTTGAGAAATATTATTTTAATATTTTATTTTAATGGAGGATAAACTTATTATTAATAATTATTGCAATATATATCATTATATTCAAAATGAATTTATAATTCAGATTCATTTTATAATTAATATTTAATCCTTATTTATTTTTAAAAAAGGTTTTATTTAACTTAATTTTGAAATCTTTTATAAATTTCTTTTCTTACCGGGCACATACAGAAATTGCTGTCACCATATTTTGCAAAATAATTACATTTTCTTTTTTGATATGTTATGAATAAAAGTTCATCGTTAATACATTTTTCAATAAAGCAAAAGCTATGACTTTCCTTTTTTAGACAAGCATAATTAATATCACATTTATCTGTACATTCAACAATTGAATTATTGATTTTTTTTAACATAATTTAAATTTAATAAAATTAAATAATATTTTTCAAGAATATTAATATTTTTAATTTATTTTAACTTAAAATAGAAATATTTATATACTTGAATGATTTTAGGTCACTTATGATCGTCAATAAATATTTCATAATTGGTTCTTTTATAATTTTTTCAATATTAATAAACTCGTCATTCGCAAGTGGTAATTTACTCACAGAAATACTATCTCCTTTTGAAGCAACCAACTTTTCAGAAATTTATGATTCCTACTCTTCAATTATTGATTTTATTATTTACGTAATACTTTTTGTTGGGCTTGCTCAAGTAACTATTGGGAAAATCTTCGACTCCAGAGGCGGTAAAGCTATGGTTGTTGCTATTGGCTTGGTGCTGGCAATAGGATTAGTTATAAGCGAATCTATTATAGGTTTTAATTTACGATCCTTTGGCCCTTTAGCAGCAACCATTTTTATCTTCTTAGTAGGATTCGTAATATATCACGGTATAAAATCTACGGGTATGGAAGCATTTGGAGCAATTTCAATATCTCTTGTTGTAACTTATTTTTCTATTAGATCTATTGCACCAAGTTACTTTGACTGGATGAAAGATAACGAGTACATGGGATGGATGCACTCAGTTATTTTAATTGCCGTGGTAATATCAATTTATAATATTATCAAATTGTTTTTCTCTTCAAAGGAAGAATCATCTGGTACTGAACCTAAAGGGAAAATTAAAGATTTTGTTTCTAACCCTTCAAAATTTATTAATCAAAAAAAGGAGGAAAAAGATGAAGAAAATTTTATTAAAAAGAAATTGGCAATAATATCAAACGAAACCGGGAAAGATTCAAAACAACTAATTGAAGATTTCCAAAACTTAAAAAAAATCATCACGGAATTTAAGGATTCGGAAAAAGGTCAATTCTTAATTGCAGAAAAAATAAAAGCAATAATTCCGAAAGAAAGACAAATCAGTTCAAAAATACTAACACTTAGGGAATTGGTTAGAAAAGTATCAGATTTTGATATCAAGAATTTTGAAAATCTACAACAAGAATTTAAAAACTTGCCCACGGAAGAAAAAACAAAAATAGAAAAACAACTAAAAATTGAATGGAAAAAATTAGATATCGAAAAACAACTACTAAATTTAGAACTTGCAGTTAACAAATACGATCAATTAGTAAAATACCATCTAGATTTACTACACGAATCGCTAAAAACAAATAACATCAATAACGCAATAACTCAAATTAATGAAGCAATAAAGTACGAAAAGAATCTTTTTTCAGCAGTTAATCAAATTGAACACTTAGAAAAACAACTGACAAGATTTACAAAAAAAGGAATAAAGGATTTGGAAAAACTAAATAAATATAAAGATGTTGCTTAATTTTTCTCTACTCTTTTTTACTTCTTTTGTCTTGTTTTTAAGGGGGTGATTACATCTTTAATAAATTGATCATTTATTAAATAAGGCATTTGCAATTTTTTATTTATAATTTTTATTGTTTTAAAGAGCGTGGAGTTAATTCGTAAAAATAGCTATAATAATTGCAGATGTCGGTCTACTGTCTAGTGGTAAAACTATTTTTACAAACGATTATATTTTGGAAATTCAGTTGATGTATAAACTCTGCACACTTTTGAAAAGTTTCAACTATAAATATCTTAATATATTTTATAATTTTAAATTTGAATATTCGATTTTCTATTTACATTGTTGACCTAGAATTATAAAGTTTAAAAATATAGTAAAATAAAAAAAATCACTCATATTAGTTAAATTTTAAAATTGTAAATCATATGAATAAAAAGACTTTAAAAGAGGAAATACTAATTTCTATAGTAGTAGTTGGTAGCTACTTTTTAAAAGCGTCAGTTAAACTTATAACAGGATTAATATACTCTATACCTCCATTGATTGCTGATGGACTACATGGATTAATAGATATAGCTGAACATGGTTTTTTAGTTTTAGGTGGAAAATTTTCACGGAAATCTGCCAAAGATAAATATCCGATAGATCGCCAACCTTTATTAGATCTGTTGGGAATGATAATTTTTGGTGGACTTTTAATTTTTGGATTATCACTTGTTGTACAAGCAATTCAAGTATTAATTGGTTCCTTACTCTATTTTGGGTGGATGGATAAAAGTATTGCAAATTGGATAGTTTCTGAGAATAAAACTCAAATAATATCAATTAAAACTGAATATTTATTAATTGCAAGTTTTGTTATGTTTTTTTCATTTTTATTAAGTGAATTTGTTTTTCGATACGAGAATAGATTTGCTGAAAAAACTCATCGCTCAGAATTAAAAGCTGATGCAATGGAATTAAGGGGTGATGGTTTGTTAGAATTAAGTTTGGGAATAAGTTTAATAATTACATGGGGTTTAAACTTACTTCTTAAAAATAGTTACGAGAACTCACATTTAGATGCAATTTCTGCCATTTTTATAGGATTTATCACAATTGGTCTTGGAGTTTACCTTATTATAATAGCTATTCCAGAATTCTATGAAAATTATAAAAATTTAATGAATCAAGCTATAAAACAAGAAAAAAGAACAAAATTAGAAAATGAAATTGAAAAGCGATTACCGGAACATTGCAACATTATTAAACCCATTGTCGGTTACCATAGAGGTGACCAACTATTTATAAAAGGTCATATTCAAATTGATAGAAATCTTATGCAATCATCTGATGTTATTATTTCAAATTGTGAAAAACTATCTAAAGTTATCTTATCAGAACCTGGAAAGGATATATTCACTCAATTTAGTCCCATTTTTAATTGGTCAGAGAAGATAATTATTGAAGATTTAAATATCATATTGACATCTATTTTCAATGTTGACGTTAACTCATCTTACGGTGAAGCATTTAGATCAATGAAGCTTGGTAAATTAAATGAGGCATTGAATCTTATAAAGTCAAGTAATAATTATAAAAAAAATGAAGAATTGTTATCAATATTTATTTTGGGTGAATGTCATCTTCAAATGTTAGGAGTAAGTGACTCAAAAACAATTGAAATAGCAAGTCAAATAGAGAATAAACTTTTAACTAATGATAACGAAATTTATAATTCAATATTCTTAGCATGGCTTCTTATATATTATACTAAACTATCCCAATTTGATAAACATATCAAAGACTCATTAATAAGCCTTGTAAATGATATTGAAAAACTTTTGAATAACAATAATCAGCCAGATTATGTGATGGCCGAACTATATTTTTCTTTAGGTTTTTTTTGGGAAAGACGTTTTGACTATGATCTCAATAAATGTAGACAGTTATACAAAAAATCAGAATTTTATTATTCAAAAAGTGGAATCAGATCAGAAATAGATAGACTTGTAAATACATTAGGACATCTTGAAACCCTTTTGTATTCTTTAGGAGATGCTGAATTACATTTGAATTTAGCAAATGAAATTCGGGAAATTAAACAAGATAAATTAGGATTAGCTTATACCTATGGTAGTCTAGGTGATTTACGTGTGAAAATGGGATTATTCGATGAGGCACTTTTTTATTATGAAGAAGATATAAAACTACTTATTGAATTGAATTTTAATCATTTAATTCCTTCACTAAATGTAAAGAAAGGTGAGTTATTAATTAGGAAGGGAGTGATAGAAAAAGATACAGATAATATTTGGATAGGAATAAATTTGTGTAAAGACTCAAAGAACAAACTTTCGGATCCTTTCTTTGCTAAGAAGGGGATAATCAAAGGATATCTGTGTTTATTGACATTAGATGATAGTAGTGTAGCGCGGAAAGTGTATATAAATGAAATAACAAATTATTTAAATTCATTAGAACCGAAAAATTCTTACCAAGAAGCATTCTACAATAGACTAAAAGGTAGATACGACGGAATGATTGGGAATTGTGAAAATGCAAAAAGTTTATTGCAAAAATCTTCGGAATCGTTTCACAAAATGAGAGATCCATTATTTAATATATTCAACGGAATCCAAGAGATTGTAAGTTTAGTAGAAGTTGATAAATGGGAACTTTATAGTAGAAATAATAAATCAGTAAACTCTATTAAAAATCTTGAAGATTATCTTCAATCACTTGGTGGCTTACTTGGTGGTGCAAAGATTACCATAAATGAATTAGTTGAAGGTGTAATTGAGACAAAAAATAAAACCAAAGAAGAACTAATAAAAAAAATTGATTTACTAATATGGCACCTTGAGGGATAAGGTAGAAATAACAAGTTAATTAAGAGGTAATAATTAATTAGCAAATGAGTAGAATATGAATCATCCCCAAATCAGCAATATTATAGAGTTGTATAATTCAGAAAGCCAACCATTTCGAAGAATACATCGCCAAATAGACATTTTTGAGTCAATATTAAAGACCCATACGGCAGTCATAGTTTCCGACTACTTTAGACACAAAACAGTATCAGAACTAATTAAAGGATTACTGGTTGAGGGTTTAAGAGTACCGTCTTTAGGTACATGGCAGTACTTCAGCAGACAAATCATCAAAGAAATGAAAAAGAATAAATATGAGACTTTCATTCCGGAATTCATAACATACTTTACAATATGGGACAAAAAAAATGTTGATAATGTTATCAATTTGAGAAATAAATATGCTCATGGAGCAACACCCAATGACCAAGAATGTGAAAAAGATTTAGAAATAATGAATCCAATACTAGAAGATTGGCTTTCAGCAGAATGGTTAAATAAAACTCAGATAGAATTATACAATGTCGGACAAGGTAAACAAACAGCTCATCACGTATATTTAGTAAGAGCCAATGGAGAAAAGCTAGACTTATTTCCAATTTTGTATAATAGAAAAATGGTCAAAGATGAAAGCAAGTATTTAATGAAGTATGTCTTCTTCAACGACTTGAAGAGGAAGAAGGAAGTAGGTTTTCTAAATTACACAGAGGCAGTACATATAAGAGATAAAGAAATCTATGAAGAATTTCAAAGTGTATTAAACACTGACGCTTGGAAATTAAAAACAACTGAAGAATTCAAAGAAAGGATTGAAGAGTTAACTGAAGTATTTAAAGGTAGAATACAAGAAAGAAAACAAATTAAAGAATGGATATATAAAAATGATAAAGGATATCTATTCTTGTACGGTAATCCAGGAGTTGGAAAAAGTGCACTTTTAGCTCAAACTTTCAAGGAGATAAAATCAGAAAAAAAAAACAATGTATTGTTAATTGATTACTTTATAAGGAGAGGAACAGATTATTCAAAACCAGGCGAAATGCTAGATTATCTAAATAAAAGACTTGAAGGAGAATTTAAGACCGGAATTGGCTCGGGTGTTACAAATGATGAAAAGAAGAAGAAATTAGAAGAACGACTAAGAAGAATAAGTAAAATGGAAAATAGAGTTAAGGTGCTAATATTTATTGATGGTTTAGATGAGGGAGATGAGAACAAAATAATTAACTACATAATAAATGATACCTACAAGGATATATTAATAATTTATGGAAGCCGATGGACTCGAGAAGTTGAAAACTTCTACAACAGACAGTCAGTGGACTATAAGAAAAAAGAAAAGATTAAAGGGCTAAAAGCAGAAGATGTTAGGGCAATCTTATATGAAGTAACAGACAAATACGCCATCAACCAAGAACAAGTTGAAGAGATATTAAAGAAATCAGAAGGAAATCCATTATATCTCAAAATGCTAACTCTAGCAATAGAAGAAGGAGAAATAAAATTAAAGGATGGAATAAAACTACCAAAAAAAATAGACGAATTTTATAAACTCTTCATCGAAAGATATTCAATGTTCAAGGATGGAGATTACATCTTAAGAAGCTTATATACATTTGCTGCAGCTAAAGACTATTTAACACAAAATCAGTTAGAGATAATATTAGGGTATGGGCCAGGAACATCAGAAAGAGTCATAACAGCCTTGCAAGAAGTGCTTATGGATAATCCATCAACAGAAGAGAAAAAATATCAATTATTTCATGAAAGTATGCGAGAGTACTTAACAAAAGAGAAAAAGTTGGATATTAGACAATGTGAATTAAAAATATTAGACTTTTGTAGAAAGTGGAAGGAATTCAAGGTTAAGGAAGATCTATTGTATCCATTAAAAAATTATTCAGCACACTTATATAACCAAAATGAGAAAGAAGAATTATTTGAGTTAATAATAAATCAAGAATATCAGAAGAAGCAGATTGAAGTAACAGAACAATACGAAGCTGGGTTTCAAGCAGTTGAACTAGGGTTAAGAGCATGGGTGGGCGACTCATATAAACTGATAGAGATAGGAATAGAAGCTGCAAGACTACACTTGAGTGCAAATAATAGTCTAGAACAGATAAAGAGATGGATAGAAGAAGGAGGAGAACAAAACTATAGAAAAGCTTTAGAGAGGATAAAGAACTACGAAGTGAAAGATCGAGTAATCTTATACTTTAAACTTTTGAATAGAGCAGCAGATAAAGAAAGAAATGAAGTAGTAGAGTTAATAATTGATGCGATGAAAGAAAACTTACTTAAAGATACTTCATTGCTAGATATAAAAAGAGTATTACCATTGGGCTACATTATATTGGTTACATCAAAATTGGATGAATCTTATTGGGGTTTTATCATAGAAAAAGTAGAACCATATAATCTTTATGAATTTAATAGTTTATTAAAAGATAATTTCAATTATGAATTTTTTAAACTGTTATCGTTATTTACTGAGAAAACCAATGATGAAGATAAAGTTAAATTATTTATTGCAGCTTCTAAGGTACAATTCCGAGAGGGTAATTATAAAGAGGCTGAATTCATTCTGGAATCAGCAATTAATATTTCAGAAAAAATTGAATATAATTTTACTAAAAATAACTGCTTAGAAGAGATTTCAAGTGAATTGTTAAATCAAAAAAGAATTGAAAAATCACTTGAAATTGCAGAAAATATTGAAGACTCCCTTCTAAAATCTTTAGCATTAGAAAAAGTGGTTTTACATTTCCTTGATCATGCTAGAATTGAAGAAGCAATAAATATCTTAGATAAGATAGATGATGAATTGTGCATCTCCAGGATTATGATAAAATACTCTAATCTACTTTTTAATGAAGGGAAATTCGATGAATCCAAAGAAATTTTAGTAAACGCTATTGAAATTACAAGCAATACAAAAAATGAATATGAAAAATTTGAAACCTACTTAGCAATTAGTCGAGAGTTATTTTTACAAGGGCAAGAAGAAGCTAGTGAAAATATCATTGACAATTTTGCAAATGAAAAAGAGAAATCACTGGCGTTGAAAGATAATGTATTGACTCTGCTTAGGCGAGGTAAATCTGTAGAATCAGAAAAATATATAGGAAATATATCAGATTATTATCTTAAATCCCTAACACTAACAAAATTAGCTGAGGATTTATTTAATACTGATCAATTAAGTTTGGCAGAAGTGATGCTAGAAGATGCAATAACGGCAGCAGAAAGTATAGAACATTATAACGAGAAAGATTTAGCAATTTATAATATTATCATTGAGTTTTTAAGACAAGGAAAAGTTGAAGAATCAATAAAGCTAGAAAAAAGAATTAATGATGCAGGTTTAAAATTTGATTTATTAGTTGAAATAATTACCGAATTATTTTGTAATGAAGATATAAATAAGGCCTTAGAGATTTTGGAATATCTTAAGGAAAATTGTTTTGGATATAAATATTCAAGAGTAATTTCTGAAAAAATATTTAAAAAGGGTAAAATCTGGCCGACAGAACTATTTTTAGAAAAATCCATAAAAATAGTTGATAAAATTAAAATTGAGCATCTTCATGATTTAATTGAAAAGATATCATTTGTATTATGCAAACAAGGGAAAGTAAAAGAAGTTTTAAATTTAGTGGTTAAAAGTAGATTTGATGATTTCACTTTATTTAGAATATTGAATGGAGTTTTTGAAAGTGGGAAAATAGAAAATTCAATAAATGTGATTCAATATATATTAGAAAATAATTTTAAAGATGATATAGTAATTTATGACATATGCTTACTCTTATTAAAACATGGATTTTTTGATGAAGTGCTGAAGTTTTTAAACAAGACAGAAATTGTTGTTTTTAAGTTGGAAATTTTAACGTGCTTTACTGATGAATTACTAAATCAAAAAACAATTGAACAATGCTATACCTATTTAAAACGTTCAAAAGATAAGTTTTTTAATTGTATACTATTATTACGAATTTCTGAAGTATATTTCAAATTAGGAAATGACTTAGAATCAAAAAAAGTATTCAATGAGACTCTGATAAATATTTTTCAGATTGATGATGAGTTTGATAAATCAAGTTTATTAATTCTAGTCTGTGAGGAACTTTTTAAACAAGGAAAGTTAAATGAATCACTTGAATATCTTGAGTTGATTGAAAATGAATTTAAAAAATCTGAAATACTACATGAAATTTCTTGTAAATTATACAGCCGTGGAGACATTATACTTGCTTTAGATATTTTCAATAAAATTAAAGATGATTATTGGAAATCTATTTCCTTAATAAAATTTTCCGGAATAATGTTCAGTAAAGGCGAGATAAGTAAATCTGATTCAAATTATGATGAGGCAATTAAAGTAATTAATAGTAGTGAAAACGAAGGGGAATATAAATCCGGTAAATTAAGTAGTATAGCATTAGAATTGGCAAAGCAAGGTAATATTAGAAAGGTTTTCAATGTCATTGATATGATTGGATACTTTCCTAACAAAGTTGAATTATTTAGTGAAATTGCCATTGAGTTATCAAAACAGGAAAGAATTAATGAAGCACTTGTTTTTATTAAAATGATTGGAAATGATTCTAACGAACATCACATTATTAAGAATATGGCTATTGAATTTACAAAGCATGGTCAATTTAATCTGGCAATGAATCTTTTTGATTTATCACAAGATAGCCTTACCACTTTAGCAATAGCTGAAGGCATAATTAACTTTTTGGAATTAGATTTAGTTGTAAGAAACGGAACATTGATCATAGACAGAATTCAATCTACTATTTTAAAAAATGAAATCAATAATTTAATAGCATTAAGACTGCTTAAAAATTTTGAAATAGATGCAATTTCAATCTTTCCAATGTATTTTTCAAGATTTTATAAGAACTTAGGTTATCTTTCTAATTTATTAGTTGGCGCACTGTTGTATATTCTATCAAATAACAAAATAATTAATTTCAAAGATGAAGCACTACTTAAAAAACTGAATGAAGTTATTGAAATTTCAGACTGGCTTGATGGGTATAATGAAAAGGAGTTTAATTACACAAATTATGCTGAATGGATTAACGATATTAAAGATGAAGATAATAAAGACCAAATTGTGCTTTGGGCTAGAAAAGTTGAAAAGGGTAAAATGACTGAGGAGGTATTTATAACAAATGTAACTCAGTTAATAAAAAACTAAATTTTATAGAGTGTAAAGTTTTTTGTAAATAGGAAATTTAGATATTAAAAATCATCAAATCTATCCTTAAAATAAACTGAAAAGTTGAATAAAAAAAAGCCCAATTTTGAACCGTTAGCAAGGCAAAGGAATAGTCTATTTTTTTGACTCTGTATTTAACTTTGATACAATTTGGCAAGAAATTGAGCAAGAAAGACCTCCAAGTTTTAATTATTTTTGTCCGGATTGTTGCGGTATGGAAACTTAAGGGTGCTGAGTTTATACGTAAAATTATCAGTACTAACTCTGACTATCAGTTCATTTTTAAGTAGTAACATATTATTTAATGATTATTACAATATTTGTCAACTACATAACGTATAAACTCTACACACTCTATGAATTTAAATATATTTAGTATTTTAATGTTTTATTGACAATATTAAATAATTAAGTTAATTTATGTTTTATTGACTTAGATATGTTTTAATTTATGCCTAGTGGAATTACTCATATTTTATTAGCAAAAAATACGCTTTTGCATGATCTTCCTCCAAATCTTAGGCTGATATTGCAATCCGGAATGGACTTTTTTCAAATCGGGTCTGTGGCTCCGGATTTACCTTACGCAAGTATTGCTGACGATGATTTTTTCTTTTCTACAGAAAGTGATTTAGCTGATAAATTCCACTATGAAAAAACTTACCAATTACCGATTTATGCACTAGATGAATTGAATAAAAATAAATTGAAACTAACAAAAAAACAGATTAGATATGCATTCTGCTTTTTTATTGGATACATTGCTCATATTGTTGCCGATGGCATTATTCATCCTTTTATAAGGGATATGGTCGGAGATTACCACGAACATCAAGAGGAACACAGAGTTCTTGAAATGAAATTAGACGTGCTTTTATATGATTATCTTACTGAATCAAGTGGTTCTGCACTTAATCTAAATAACACAAATTTACATGATCAGTTACTAAACCCAACGTTTCTACCAGAAATAAATATAGTGTTGGATTATTTTATCAAAATGATTGAAAAAACGTATAATAAAAAGTATTCTAAAAATGATATTCTCGGATGGATTAATGGGTTACATAGAATGTTCGGAATTGCTGAAGGAGAACATCCATTTATTTATAAAATAATTGGAATTATTGATGTATTTCTTTTTAAAGATTATTGTGAACTTCGAGCAAATAAGGACAAGTATTTAGTTTTAACAAAACCGGTAGACCGGGATTTAAATTTTCTCAAAAAACCAAAAATCCATTATTTTGATGATATATTACCTCATTATTATTCACGTTTAATCCCTATTTTGAAGAAATCATTTAACTACATTTATTTGAATGGGGAACCGATTACTGAGTTAGATATCCCGGGAATTGATTTGGATACTGGCAGGCCATTAGCTTCTAATAATGATCTTGACTTAATTCCTTCATTTTGGGTTTAGAATGAAAAAATATTTATTCTTTGTTTTATTAGTATTTAGTTTCGGGAGTTGCTGTCCAACTATAAATTACCTTACTATCGATGATGAATTTTTAGTAGATCTATCATCCGAAAACAATAAAATATCAGCTGATTTATTATTAGATGAATTCGATGGTAATCTTGACAGTTTAACCTACCAATTCTATTTAGAATATATCAAAATATATCATGGATATTCTTCAGAATATTTGTACGAAAGAATAAATTTAGCTGACGACGTTTTATTTCAACCTTATAGTCAAGGATTTATAATAATTCTTCGATATTTAAAGTTAAACAAAATTATTATTGATGATTCTTATACGCCTTTTCATGATCAAGTAATTGAGAATATTGATTCAAATTTATCACTTGATGATGTTTACAATGAATTTGTTAAAATACATTCTCACCAAAACATTGATTCAAAATGAAGCCTTAATTATATCTCAATTTATAAACATGATGTACAATCTTCTCATTACACAGAATTGTAATTCTATTTGCATATGTTTTATTTACTTTGGTTGAGAGCATCATAATTAGTCCTAATGATTGAAGATATGATAATTGATTATAAAAATGTACGTAGGAGCACGCTTGCTCCCGATTGCTCCTTGCCAAATCAACATAACTCATATGAACCTTTTTTGCAAATTTATCTACAATCTGACAAGCTGCTTTGAGAATTAGAAGATTAGTATCCGAAAGATCTCCAATCAGATCAACATATATATCCCGTCTGGCATTTTCAAAACATTGCTCTATTTTCTCTTCACCTTTTATTGCCCAATAAAATAAGGACTTGAGTGCAACCCTTACATCTGAATTTGCTTCTCTTACTGTATATGCTGATATTTTTGAATTTATTCCGTCTTCAATTGTTTTTAAGCCGGTTTTTGTTCTTTCATTTAGAATTTTTTCTATTTCATCTGCATCATAATTTCGGAAATGAATTAACTCTGGTTGTAGTGTTGATTTTACGCTTTGATCAATTTCATTCAAAAATCTTGGATCATTACTTAACATTAAAATCATATAGTTTCTGTTATCCCTTGAAAGGAAATACAGTAATTCCCTTTGCCGTTCCTTTGGTGCCCACAAATGAACTTCATCAAGAATTATAATTGTCTTTGAATTATACTTTTCTCTAAACCGGTTGTATAATTCAGAAAGAGATAAACCTCTTGAACTTACATTTAATAAATGTGCGAGTATTTTAAAAGAAGTTGAATAA
The nucleotide sequence above comes from Ignavibacteriota bacterium. Encoded proteins:
- a CDS encoding cation transporter translates to MNKKTLKEEILISIVVVGSYFLKASVKLITGLIYSIPPLIADGLHGLIDIAEHGFLVLGGKFSRKSAKDKYPIDRQPLLDLLGMIIFGGLLIFGLSLVVQAIQVLIGSLLYFGWMDKSIANWIVSENKTQIISIKTEYLLIASFVMFFSFLLSEFVFRYENRFAEKTHRSELKADAMELRGDGLLELSLGISLIITWGLNLLLKNSYENSHLDAISAIFIGFITIGLGVYLIIIAIPEFYENYKNLMNQAIKQEKRTKLENEIEKRLPEHCNIIKPIVGYHRGDQLFIKGHIQIDRNLMQSSDVIISNCEKLSKVILSEPGKDIFTQFSPIFNWSEKIIIEDLNIILTSIFNVDVNSSYGEAFRSMKLGKLNEALNLIKSSNNYKKNEELLSIFILGECHLQMLGVSDSKTIEIASQIENKLLTNDNEIYNSIFLAWLLIYYTKLSQFDKHIKDSLISLVNDIEKLLNNNNQPDYVMAELYFSLGFFWERRFDYDLNKCRQLYKKSEFYYSKSGIRSEIDRLVNTLGHLETLLYSLGDAELHLNLANEIREIKQDKLGLAYTYGSLGDLRVKMGLFDEALFYYEEDIKLLIELNFNHLIPSLNVKKGELLIRKGVIEKDTDNIWIGINLCKDSKNKLSDPFFAKKGIIKGYLCLLTLDDSSVARKVYINEITNYLNSLEPKNSYQEAFYNRLKGRYDGMIGNCENAKSLLQKSSESFHKMRDPLFNIFNGIQEIVSLVEVDKWELYSRNNKSVNSIKNLEDYLQSLGGLLGGAKITINELVEGVIETKNKTKEELIKKIDLLIWHLEG
- a CDS encoding zinc dependent phospholipase C family protein, with translation MPSGITHILLAKNTLLHDLPPNLRLILQSGMDFFQIGSVAPDLPYASIADDDFFFSTESDLADKFHYEKTYQLPIYALDELNKNKLKLTKKQIRYAFCFFIGYIAHIVADGIIHPFIRDMVGDYHEHQEEHRVLEMKLDVLLYDYLTESSGSALNLNNTNLHDQLLNPTFLPEINIVLDYFIKMIEKTYNKKYSKNDILGWINGLHRMFGIAEGEHPFIYKIIGIIDVFLFKDYCELRANKDKYLVLTKPVDRDLNFLKKPKIHYFDDILPHYYSRLIPILKKSFNYIYLNGEPITELDIPGIDLDTGRPLASNNDLDLIPSFWV